One stretch of Lucilia cuprina isolate Lc7/37 chromosome 6, ASM2204524v1, whole genome shotgun sequence DNA includes these proteins:
- the LOC111681630 gene encoding kinesin-like protein unc-104 isoform X10 — MSSVKVAVRVRPFNSREISRESKCIIEMFDGTTTAITNPKVPPNSSEAIKRFNFDYSYWSHNPKDPDFSTQAMVYKDIGEEMLQHSFDGYNVCIFAYGQTGAGKSYTMMGKQEEHQEGIIPMICKDLFNRIRSTETGELKYSVEVSYMEIYCERVRDLLNPKNKGNLRVREHPLLGPYVEDLSKLAVTSYEDIHDLIDEGNKARTVAATNMNETSSRSHAVFTIFFTQRRHDTMTDLITEKVSKISLVDLAGSERADSTGAKGTRLKEGANINKSLTTLGKVISALAEISASKSKKSKKADFIPYRDSVLTWLLRENLGGNSKTAMIAAISPADINYDETLSTLRYADRAKQIVCKAVVNEDANAKLIRELKEEIQKLRDLLKAEGIEVQEGPDGKVVCEKRDTNKDEIKAGGGGGGAVVGSVGTGANNMKSPTNGRNRNGSTTEMAVDQLQASEKLIAELNETWEEKLKRTEEIRLQREAVFAEMGVAVKEDGITVGVFSPKKTPHLVNLNEDPNLSECLLYYIKDGITRLGTHEANVPQDIQLSGSHILKEHCTFENRNNAVTLIPHKDALVYLNGRKLVEPEILRTGSRVILGKNHVFRFTNPEQAREIREKITENAENENEKCDTQEVDWNFAQCELLEKQGIDLKAEMQKRLDVLEEQYKREKLQADQEFEEQRKSYEARIDALQKQVEEQSMTMSMYSSYTPEDLQDEEVYSNPPYESCWTAREAGLAAWAFRKWRYHQFTSLRDDLWGNAIFLKEANAISVELKKKVQFQFTLLTDTLYSPLPPELASAVSPLQTEDEFGSPPVSKTLVAVEVTDTKNGATHYWSLEKLRQRLELMREMYHNEAELSPTSPDYNVESLTGGDPFYDRFPWFRMVGRSFVYLSNLLYPVPLVHKVAIVNERGDVRGYLRIAVQPVLDEESLDFNNGVKQSARLIFNEDDAKPKYRSLNEKDDVQRYIDNGGMDSKLEELGDADSGRGIDSNSASECQETQDEPGEHLQVGKEFTFRVTVLQATGIGAEYADIFCQFNFLHRHEEAFSTEPVKNSAGDRLGFYHVQNITVPVTKSFIDYLKTQPIMFKVFGHYQTHPLHKDAKQEFVSRPPPRRMLPPSIPISQPVRSPKFGPLPCPPSSTVLAKHDVLVWFEICELAPNGEYVPAVVEHSDDLPCRGLFLLHQGIQRRIRITIVHEPTPEVKWKDIRELVVGRIRNTPESSEDDEDSCVLSLGLFPGEVLEVPGDDRSFFRFEAAWDSSLHNSALLNRVSQGGETVYITLSAYLELENCARPAIITKDLSMIIYGRDARTGPRSLKHLFSGQYRNPEANRLSGVYELSLRRASDAGSPGVQRRQRRVLDTSSTYVRGEENLHGWRPRGDSLIFDHQWELEKLTRLEEVGRVRHLLLLRERLGMDTNPNPTTKTEKDVCNLAAKAATSPVHMVIPPSPQTPVKDPQQIMPEREYNEREKELMMKCLKLVQGRYQKSENSDNQTQSDVSPSDEGCADMTVSCISSNSMELCSPDRADAPNGWEAPAPATQPALPLRLYVPELEEIRVSPVVARKGLLNVLEHGGSGWKKRWVIVRRPYVFIYKSEKDPVERAVLNLGTAQVECSEDQAAMVKIPNTFSVVTKHRGYLLQTLGDKEVHDWLYAINPLLAGQIRSRLARRTQESASQTASQIQATTATNTGANNK; from the exons CCATAACAAATCCGAAAGTTCCACCCAATTCCAGTGAAGCAATAAAACGTTTCAATTTCGATTATTCCTATTGGTCACATAAT CCCAAAGATCCTGACTTTTCCACACAGGCTATGGTCTATAAAGATATAGGCGAAGAAATGTTACAGCATTCCTTTGATGGCTATAATGTGTGTATATTTGCTTATGGCCAGACTGGTGCTGGTAAATCTTATACCATGATGGGTAAACAGGAAGAACATCAAGAGGGTATAATACCCATGATCTGTAAAGATCTATTTAATCGTATACGTTCCACAGAGACGGGAGAATTGAAATATTCG GTTGAGGTTTCTTATATGGAAATCTATTGTGAACGAGTACGTGATTTGCTAAATCCCAAAAATAAGGGTAATTTACGTGTACGTGAACATCCTTTATTGGGCCCCTATGTAGAGGATCTCTCCAAATTGGCCGTTACTAGTTATGAAGATATACACGATCTCATAGATGAGGGTAATAAGGCTCGTACAGTGGCCGCCACTAACATGAACGAGACCAGTTCTCGTTCTCATGCTGTCTTCACTATATTCTTTACCCAAAGACGTCATGACACCATGACCGATTTGATTACCGAAAAAGTGTCGAAAATCAGTTTAGTCGATTTGGCCGGTTCCGAAAGAGCCGATTCGACTGGAGCCAAGGGTACACGTCTTAAGGAAGGTGCTAACATCAATAAATCTCTAACAACATTGGGCAAAGTTATTTCCGCTCTAGCCGAAATT TCT GCTTCCAAaagtaaaaaatcgaaaaaagccGATTTTATACCTTATCGTGACTCGGTTTTAACCTGGTTGCTGCGCGAAAACTTAGGTGGTAATTCTAAAACTGCTATGATAGCTGCTATATCACCTGCTGATATTAATTATGATGAGACTTTAAGTACTTTGAG ATATGCCGATCGTGCTAAACAAATTGTTTGCAAAGCTGTGGTCAATGAAGATGCCAATGCTAAACTTATACGCGAACTTAAggaagaaatacaaaaattacgcGATCTTTTGAAGGCCGAGGGCATTGAAGTCCAAGAAg GGCCTGATGGCAAAGTGGTTTGTGAAAAACGAGATACAAATA AAGATGAAATTAAAGCTGGTGGCGGTGGAGGAGGTGCTGTGGTGGGCAGTGTAGGAACGGGTGCAAATAATATGAAATCGCCCACTAATGGTCGCAATCGTAATGGTTCTACCACTGAAATGGCCGTAGATCAATTGCAGGCTAGCGAGAAATTGATAGCGG AATTAAACGAAACGTGGGAGGAAAAACTTAAACGTACCGAAGAAATACGCTTACAGCGAGAGGCGGTCTTTGCCGAAATGGGCGTGGCTGTTAAAGAAGATGGCATAACTGTGGGTGTTTTCTCTCCAAAGAAAACTCCTCATTTAGTTAATTTGAATGAAGATCCTAATCTATCCGAATGTCTACTCTACTATATTAAAGATGGCATTACACGTTTGGGTACCCATGAGGCTAATGTACCCCAAGATATACAGCTATCCGGATCGCATATTTTAAAAGAGCATTGCACTTTTGAGAATCGTAATAATGCAGTAACTCTTATACCCCATAAAGATGCTTTGGTTTATTTGAATGGACGCAAATTGGTGGAACCGGAAATATTGCGTACTGGTTCTCGTGTTATTTTGGGCAAGAATCATGTATTCCGTTTCACTAATCCCGAGCAGGCACGTGAGATACGTGAGAAAATCACCGAGAATGCCGAAAATGAAAATGAGAAATGTGATACGCAGGAAGTGGATTGGAATTTTGCACAGTGTGAGTTATTGGAAAAGCAGGGTATTGATTTGAAGGCTGAAATGCAAAAGCGTTTAGATGTTTTGGAAGAACAGTATAAAAGGGAAAAATTGCAGGCCGATCAAGAGTTTGAGGAACAGCGTAAA TCTTATGAGGCTCGCATTGATGCTTTACAAAAACAAGTAGAAGAACAGTCTATGACCATGTCCATGTATAGCAGCTACACTCCCGAGGATTTGCAAGATGAGGAAGTTTATT cCAATCCTCCCTATGAATCTTGTTGGACTGCCCGTGAGGCTGGCTTGGCTGCTTGGGCTTTTCGCAAATGGCGTTATCATCAATTCACCTCTTTGCGTGATGATCTCTGGGGAAATGCCATCTTTCTCAAAGAGGCTAATGCCATTTCTGTGGAATTGAAAAAGAAAGTTCAATTTCAATTTACTCTACTAACCGATACACTATACTCTCCTTTGCCGCCTGAGTTAGCCTCAGCCGTTTCTCCTTTACAAACTGAGGATGAGTTTGGTTCACCACCGGTGTCCAAGACTTTGGTGGCAGTTGAGGTAACTGATACCAAAAATGGTGCCACTCATTATTGGTCTTTGGAGAAATTGCg ACAACGTCTTGAATTGATGCGTGAAATGTATCATAATGAAGCTGAACTTAGTCCCACTTCACCCGATTACAATGTCGAGTCTCTAACTGGTGGTGATCCCTTCTATGATCGTTTCCCCTGGTTCCGTATGGTGGGTAGATCATTTGTTTATCTCAGTAATCTATTGTATCCCGTACCATTGGTCCATAAAGTGGCCATTGTTAATGAGAGAGGAGATGTACGCGGTTATTTGCGTATAGCTGTACAACCGGTTTTG GATGAGGAGTCTTTGGACTTTAATAATGGTGTTAAACAGTCGGCTCGTTTGATTTTCAACGAAGATGATGCTAAACCCAAATATCGGTCTTTAAACGAGAAAGATGATGTTCAACGTTATATCGATAATGGTGGTATGGATTCGAAATTAGAAg AACTTGGAGATGCAGATTCTGGACGTGGTATTGATTCTAATTCAGCCTCTGAGTGCCAGGAAACACAAGATGAACCCGGTGAACATTTGCAAGTGGGTAAAGAGTTTACATTCCGTGTTACGGTCCTACAGGCCACTGGTATTGGAGCCGAATATGCCGATATATTCTGTCAGTTTAA ctttttacATCGTCATGAGGAGGCTTTCTCTACGGAACCGGTTAAGAATTCTGCTGGCGATCGTTTGGGTTTCTATCATGTACAAAAT ATAACTGTACCCGTTACGAAATCTTTCATTGATTATTTGAAAACTCAACCGATTATGTTTAAAGTGTTCGGTCATTATCAAACACATCCTTTGCATAAGGATGCTAAACAAGAGTTTGTTTCTAGACCACCACCAAGACGCATGTTACCACCAAGTATACCGATATCGCAACCAGTACGTAGTCCCAAATTTGGTCCACTACCTTGTCCTCCATCCTCTACGGTATTGGCGAAACATGATGTTTTGGTATGGTTTGAAATATGTGAACTAGCACCCAATGGTGAATATGTGCCAGCG gttGTTGAACATAGCGATGATCTTCCTTGCCGTGGTCTATTCCTTTTGCATCAAGGCATTCAAAGACGTATACGCATAACCATTGTTCATGAGCCTACACCTGAGGTTAAGTGGAAAGATATTCGTGAATTGGTGGTGGGACGTATACGTAATACTCCCGAGTCATCGGAAGATGATGAAGACTCTTGTGTTTTGTCTTTGGGTCTATTTCCCGGTGAGGTTTTAGAAGTACCCGGTGATGATCGTTCATTCTTTAGATTTGAGGCTGCCTGGGATTCTAGTCTTCATAATTCGGCTCTTTTGAATCGTGTTTCTCAGGGTGGTGAAACTGTTTACATTACTTTGAGCGCCTATTTGGAG TTGGAGAACTGTGCTCGTCCTGCTATCATAACCAAAGATTTAAGCATGATTATTTATGGTCGCGATGCTCGTACTGGTCCACGCTCTTTGAAACATCTCTTCTCTGGTCAATATCGTAATCCAGAGGCAAATCGTTTGTCTGGAGTTTATGAATTATCTTTGAGAAGAGCATCAGATGCAGGTAGTCCAg GTGTCCAACGTCGTCAGCGACGTGTACTCGATACCAGCTCAACTTATGTACGCGGTGAGGAAAATCTTCATGGCTGGCGTCCACGTGGCGATTCTCTAATCTTTGATCATCAATGGGAATTAGAGAAATTGACACGTCTCGAAGAAGTGGGACGTGTACGTCATTTATTGTTATTACGCGAACGTTTGGGTATGGATACAAATCCAAATCCTACAACAAAAACCGAAAAAGATGTTTGTAATTTGGCAGCCAAAGCGGCTACATCACCAGTACACATGGTTATACCACCATCACCACAGACACCCGTTAAGGATCCACAACAAATAATGCCCGAACGTGAATATAATGAACGTGAAAAGGAACTAATGATGAAATGTTTGAAATTGGTGCAGG GACGTTatcaaaaatctgaaaattccGATAACCAAACTCAATCGGATGTTTCACCCAGTGATGAGGGCTGTGCTGATATGACAGTCAGTTGCATATCCAGCAATTCCATGGA gcTATGCTCTCCTGATCGTGCTGACGCTCCCAATGGCTGGGAAGCTCCTGCTCCCGCCACACAACCAGCTCTCCCTCTTCGTTTGTATGTACCCGAATTGGAAGAAATTCGTGTTAGTCCTGTGGTGGCACGCAAGGGTCTTTTGAACGTTTTGGAACATGGCGGCTCGGGCTGGAAGAAACGTTGGGTG ATTGTACGTCGTCCTTATGTTTTCATTTACAAATCCGAAAAGGATCCTGTAGAACGAGCTGTCTTAAATTTGGGTACAGCTCAAGTTGAATGCAGTGAAGATCAAGCAGCTATGGTTAAAATACCAAATACATTTag CGTGGTCACCAAACATCGTGGTTATCTGTTACAAACCTTAGGCGACAAGGAAGTACACGATTGGTTATATGCCATTAATCCATTATTAGCTGGACAAATAAG ATCTCGTTTAGCTAGACGCACACAAGAGTCGGCTTCACAAACAGCCTCTCAAATACAAGCAACAACCGCTACAAATACAGGTGCGAATAATAAATGA
- the LOC111681630 gene encoding kinesin-like protein unc-104 isoform X18 → MSSVKVAVRVRPFNSREISRESKCIIEMFDGTTTAITNPKVPPNSSEAIKRFNFDYSYWSHNPKDPDFSTQAMVYKDIGEEMLQHSFDGYNVCIFAYGQTGAGKSYTMMGKQEEHQEGIIPMICKDLFNRIRSTETGELKYSVEVSYMEIYCERVRDLLNPKNKGNLRVREHPLLGPYVEDLSKLAVTSYEDIHDLIDEGNKARTVAATNMNETSSRSHAVFTIFFTQRRHDTMTDLITEKVSKISLVDLAGSERADSTGAKGTRLKEGANINKSLTTLGKVISALAEIASKSKKSKKADFIPYRDSVLTWLLRENLGGNSKTAMIAAISPADINYDETLSTLRYADRAKQIVCKAVVNEDANAKLIRELKEEIQKLRDLLKAEGIEVQEGPDGKVVCEKRDTNKDEIKAGGGGGGAVVGSVGTGANNMKSPTNGRNRNGSTTEMAVDQLQASEKLIAELNETWEEKLKRTEEIRLQREAVFAEMGVAVKEDGITVGVFSPKKTPHLVNLNEDPNLSECLLYYIKDGITRLGTHEANVPQDIQLSGSHILKEHCTFENRNNAVTLIPHKDALVYLNGRKLVEPEILRTGSRVILGKNHVFRFTNPEQAREIREKITENAENENEKCDTQEVDWNFAQCELLEKQGIDLKAEMQKRLDVLEEQYKREKLQADQEFEEQRKSYEARIDALQKQVEEQSMTMSMYSSYTPEDLQDEEVYSNPPYESCWTAREAGLAAWAFRKWRYHQFTSLRDDLWGNAIFLKEANAISVELKKKVQFQFTLLTDTLYSPLPPELASAVSPLQTEDEFGSPPVSKTLVAVEVTDTKNGATHYWSLEKLRQRLELMREMYHNEAELSPTSPDYNVESLTGGDPFYDRFPWFRMVGRSFVYLSNLLYPVPLVHKVAIVNERGDVRGYLRIAVQPVLDEESLDFNNGVKQSARLIFNEDDAKPKYRSLNEKDDVQRYIDNGGMDSKLEELGDADSGRGIDSNSASECQETQDEPGEHLQVGKEFTFRVTVLQATGIGAEYADIFCQFNFLHRHEEAFSTEPVKNSAGDRLGFYHVQNITVPVTKSFIDYLKTQPIMFKVFGHYQTHPLHKDAKQEFVSRPPPRRMLPPSIPISQPVRSPKFGPLPCPPSSTVLAKHDVLVWFEICELAPNGEYVPAVVEHSDDLPCRGLFLLHQGIQRRIRITIVHEPTPEVKWKDIRELVVGRIRNTPESSEDDEDSCVLSLGLFPGEVLEVPGDDRSFFRFEAAWDSSLHNSALLNRVSQGGETVYITLSAYLELENCARPAIITKDLSMIIYGRDARTGPRSLKHLFSGQYRNPEANRLSGVYELSLRRASDAGVQRRQRRVLDTSSTYVRGEENLHGWRPRGDSLIFDHQWELEKLTRLEEVGRVRHLLLLRERLGMDTNPNPTTKTEKDVCNLAAKAATSPVHMVIPPSPQTPVKDPQQIMPEREYNEREKELMMKCLKLVQGRYQKSENSDNQTQSDVSPSDEGCADMTVSCISSNSMELCSPDRADAPNGWEAPAPATQPALPLRLYVPELEEIRVSPVVARKGLLNVLEHGGSGWKKRWVIVRRPYVFIYKSEKDPVERAVLNLGTAQVECSEDQAAMVKIPNTFSVVTKHRGYLLQTLGDKEVHDWLYAINPLLAGQIRSRLARRTQESASQTASQIQATTATNTGANNK, encoded by the exons CCATAACAAATCCGAAAGTTCCACCCAATTCCAGTGAAGCAATAAAACGTTTCAATTTCGATTATTCCTATTGGTCACATAAT CCCAAAGATCCTGACTTTTCCACACAGGCTATGGTCTATAAAGATATAGGCGAAGAAATGTTACAGCATTCCTTTGATGGCTATAATGTGTGTATATTTGCTTATGGCCAGACTGGTGCTGGTAAATCTTATACCATGATGGGTAAACAGGAAGAACATCAAGAGGGTATAATACCCATGATCTGTAAAGATCTATTTAATCGTATACGTTCCACAGAGACGGGAGAATTGAAATATTCG GTTGAGGTTTCTTATATGGAAATCTATTGTGAACGAGTACGTGATTTGCTAAATCCCAAAAATAAGGGTAATTTACGTGTACGTGAACATCCTTTATTGGGCCCCTATGTAGAGGATCTCTCCAAATTGGCCGTTACTAGTTATGAAGATATACACGATCTCATAGATGAGGGTAATAAGGCTCGTACAGTGGCCGCCACTAACATGAACGAGACCAGTTCTCGTTCTCATGCTGTCTTCACTATATTCTTTACCCAAAGACGTCATGACACCATGACCGATTTGATTACCGAAAAAGTGTCGAAAATCAGTTTAGTCGATTTGGCCGGTTCCGAAAGAGCCGATTCGACTGGAGCCAAGGGTACACGTCTTAAGGAAGGTGCTAACATCAATAAATCTCTAACAACATTGGGCAAAGTTATTTCCGCTCTAGCCGAAATT GCTTCCAAaagtaaaaaatcgaaaaaagccGATTTTATACCTTATCGTGACTCGGTTTTAACCTGGTTGCTGCGCGAAAACTTAGGTGGTAATTCTAAAACTGCTATGATAGCTGCTATATCACCTGCTGATATTAATTATGATGAGACTTTAAGTACTTTGAG ATATGCCGATCGTGCTAAACAAATTGTTTGCAAAGCTGTGGTCAATGAAGATGCCAATGCTAAACTTATACGCGAACTTAAggaagaaatacaaaaattacgcGATCTTTTGAAGGCCGAGGGCATTGAAGTCCAAGAAg GGCCTGATGGCAAAGTGGTTTGTGAAAAACGAGATACAAATA AAGATGAAATTAAAGCTGGTGGCGGTGGAGGAGGTGCTGTGGTGGGCAGTGTAGGAACGGGTGCAAATAATATGAAATCGCCCACTAATGGTCGCAATCGTAATGGTTCTACCACTGAAATGGCCGTAGATCAATTGCAGGCTAGCGAGAAATTGATAGCGG AATTAAACGAAACGTGGGAGGAAAAACTTAAACGTACCGAAGAAATACGCTTACAGCGAGAGGCGGTCTTTGCCGAAATGGGCGTGGCTGTTAAAGAAGATGGCATAACTGTGGGTGTTTTCTCTCCAAAGAAAACTCCTCATTTAGTTAATTTGAATGAAGATCCTAATCTATCCGAATGTCTACTCTACTATATTAAAGATGGCATTACACGTTTGGGTACCCATGAGGCTAATGTACCCCAAGATATACAGCTATCCGGATCGCATATTTTAAAAGAGCATTGCACTTTTGAGAATCGTAATAATGCAGTAACTCTTATACCCCATAAAGATGCTTTGGTTTATTTGAATGGACGCAAATTGGTGGAACCGGAAATATTGCGTACTGGTTCTCGTGTTATTTTGGGCAAGAATCATGTATTCCGTTTCACTAATCCCGAGCAGGCACGTGAGATACGTGAGAAAATCACCGAGAATGCCGAAAATGAAAATGAGAAATGTGATACGCAGGAAGTGGATTGGAATTTTGCACAGTGTGAGTTATTGGAAAAGCAGGGTATTGATTTGAAGGCTGAAATGCAAAAGCGTTTAGATGTTTTGGAAGAACAGTATAAAAGGGAAAAATTGCAGGCCGATCAAGAGTTTGAGGAACAGCGTAAA TCTTATGAGGCTCGCATTGATGCTTTACAAAAACAAGTAGAAGAACAGTCTATGACCATGTCCATGTATAGCAGCTACACTCCCGAGGATTTGCAAGATGAGGAAGTTTATT cCAATCCTCCCTATGAATCTTGTTGGACTGCCCGTGAGGCTGGCTTGGCTGCTTGGGCTTTTCGCAAATGGCGTTATCATCAATTCACCTCTTTGCGTGATGATCTCTGGGGAAATGCCATCTTTCTCAAAGAGGCTAATGCCATTTCTGTGGAATTGAAAAAGAAAGTTCAATTTCAATTTACTCTACTAACCGATACACTATACTCTCCTTTGCCGCCTGAGTTAGCCTCAGCCGTTTCTCCTTTACAAACTGAGGATGAGTTTGGTTCACCACCGGTGTCCAAGACTTTGGTGGCAGTTGAGGTAACTGATACCAAAAATGGTGCCACTCATTATTGGTCTTTGGAGAAATTGCg ACAACGTCTTGAATTGATGCGTGAAATGTATCATAATGAAGCTGAACTTAGTCCCACTTCACCCGATTACAATGTCGAGTCTCTAACTGGTGGTGATCCCTTCTATGATCGTTTCCCCTGGTTCCGTATGGTGGGTAGATCATTTGTTTATCTCAGTAATCTATTGTATCCCGTACCATTGGTCCATAAAGTGGCCATTGTTAATGAGAGAGGAGATGTACGCGGTTATTTGCGTATAGCTGTACAACCGGTTTTG GATGAGGAGTCTTTGGACTTTAATAATGGTGTTAAACAGTCGGCTCGTTTGATTTTCAACGAAGATGATGCTAAACCCAAATATCGGTCTTTAAACGAGAAAGATGATGTTCAACGTTATATCGATAATGGTGGTATGGATTCGAAATTAGAAg AACTTGGAGATGCAGATTCTGGACGTGGTATTGATTCTAATTCAGCCTCTGAGTGCCAGGAAACACAAGATGAACCCGGTGAACATTTGCAAGTGGGTAAAGAGTTTACATTCCGTGTTACGGTCCTACAGGCCACTGGTATTGGAGCCGAATATGCCGATATATTCTGTCAGTTTAA ctttttacATCGTCATGAGGAGGCTTTCTCTACGGAACCGGTTAAGAATTCTGCTGGCGATCGTTTGGGTTTCTATCATGTACAAAAT ATAACTGTACCCGTTACGAAATCTTTCATTGATTATTTGAAAACTCAACCGATTATGTTTAAAGTGTTCGGTCATTATCAAACACATCCTTTGCATAAGGATGCTAAACAAGAGTTTGTTTCTAGACCACCACCAAGACGCATGTTACCACCAAGTATACCGATATCGCAACCAGTACGTAGTCCCAAATTTGGTCCACTACCTTGTCCTCCATCCTCTACGGTATTGGCGAAACATGATGTTTTGGTATGGTTTGAAATATGTGAACTAGCACCCAATGGTGAATATGTGCCAGCG gttGTTGAACATAGCGATGATCTTCCTTGCCGTGGTCTATTCCTTTTGCATCAAGGCATTCAAAGACGTATACGCATAACCATTGTTCATGAGCCTACACCTGAGGTTAAGTGGAAAGATATTCGTGAATTGGTGGTGGGACGTATACGTAATACTCCCGAGTCATCGGAAGATGATGAAGACTCTTGTGTTTTGTCTTTGGGTCTATTTCCCGGTGAGGTTTTAGAAGTACCCGGTGATGATCGTTCATTCTTTAGATTTGAGGCTGCCTGGGATTCTAGTCTTCATAATTCGGCTCTTTTGAATCGTGTTTCTCAGGGTGGTGAAACTGTTTACATTACTTTGAGCGCCTATTTGGAG TTGGAGAACTGTGCTCGTCCTGCTATCATAACCAAAGATTTAAGCATGATTATTTATGGTCGCGATGCTCGTACTGGTCCACGCTCTTTGAAACATCTCTTCTCTGGTCAATATCGTAATCCAGAGGCAAATCGTTTGTCTGGAGTTTATGAATTATCTTTGAGAAGAGCATCAGATGCAG GTGTCCAACGTCGTCAGCGACGTGTACTCGATACCAGCTCAACTTATGTACGCGGTGAGGAAAATCTTCATGGCTGGCGTCCACGTGGCGATTCTCTAATCTTTGATCATCAATGGGAATTAGAGAAATTGACACGTCTCGAAGAAGTGGGACGTGTACGTCATTTATTGTTATTACGCGAACGTTTGGGTATGGATACAAATCCAAATCCTACAACAAAAACCGAAAAAGATGTTTGTAATTTGGCAGCCAAAGCGGCTACATCACCAGTACACATGGTTATACCACCATCACCACAGACACCCGTTAAGGATCCACAACAAATAATGCCCGAACGTGAATATAATGAACGTGAAAAGGAACTAATGATGAAATGTTTGAAATTGGTGCAGG GACGTTatcaaaaatctgaaaattccGATAACCAAACTCAATCGGATGTTTCACCCAGTGATGAGGGCTGTGCTGATATGACAGTCAGTTGCATATCCAGCAATTCCATGGA gcTATGCTCTCCTGATCGTGCTGACGCTCCCAATGGCTGGGAAGCTCCTGCTCCCGCCACACAACCAGCTCTCCCTCTTCGTTTGTATGTACCCGAATTGGAAGAAATTCGTGTTAGTCCTGTGGTGGCACGCAAGGGTCTTTTGAACGTTTTGGAACATGGCGGCTCGGGCTGGAAGAAACGTTGGGTG ATTGTACGTCGTCCTTATGTTTTCATTTACAAATCCGAAAAGGATCCTGTAGAACGAGCTGTCTTAAATTTGGGTACAGCTCAAGTTGAATGCAGTGAAGATCAAGCAGCTATGGTTAAAATACCAAATACATTTag CGTGGTCACCAAACATCGTGGTTATCTGTTACAAACCTTAGGCGACAAGGAAGTACACGATTGGTTATATGCCATTAATCCATTATTAGCTGGACAAATAAG ATCTCGTTTAGCTAGACGCACACAAGAGTCGGCTTCACAAACAGCCTCTCAAATACAAGCAACAACCGCTACAAATACAGGTGCGAATAATAAATGA